The Fortiea contorta PCC 7126 genome has a segment encoding these proteins:
- a CDS encoding GAF domain-containing sensor histidine kinase produces MLEPDNKLFALRDGWESPETKEEQRLKALSDLGLRQSQTIPVFEEATQTAAHFLEAPISILGFVDEERHWFKSAVGLSRLGLMNHLAQNRQLLRQESFCTKVVDNFQVLVINDTHKLKDTVLSSSKLVRDYGIRAYLGAPLIDASGNYLGALAVMDLVPRNFTNRDIEFLQIIARWSMSEFERNRLLQKKSENITPTLLLNDDSSSRLRISPPPLVEESVSTKQLKLELLGQLTQELRTPLTSVLGMAGVLGREIYGPLTTKQREYVEIIQHSGKYLLSLVNEITELGTMNGDSTEVNLAPVDIEMLCQQAINTLEEAANRREQDIRLSVEPGRSRIWPLDKDKVRQILYHLIFSVIQLSATGSIVRIHVSYKENALNVTVWVSHPWLGDGMTDVDPYFRFNSYPLAELTDEAATYNPPRENQLSSVISTANDIPANLLTVNSGIDLAKPHSSLSRESLGLLLACQLAELHQGQISIQGSLESGYRYVLALPLQSAKNTAEAISEVL; encoded by the coding sequence ATGTTAGAGCCTGACAACAAATTATTTGCCCTCAGGGACGGTTGGGAATCCCCAGAAACAAAAGAAGAACAACGCCTCAAAGCATTGTCAGATTTAGGTTTGCGACAATCTCAAACTATTCCCGTCTTTGAGGAAGCTACTCAAACTGCTGCTCATTTTTTGGAAGCGCCAATTTCCATTTTGGGATTCGTTGATGAAGAACGTCATTGGTTCAAGTCAGCGGTGGGCTTATCTCGCTTAGGACTGATGAATCATCTAGCGCAAAACCGCCAACTCTTACGCCAAGAATCCTTTTGCACCAAGGTGGTCGATAATTTTCAAGTTTTAGTAATTAATGATACTCATAAGTTAAAAGATACCGTACTTTCATCGAGTAAATTGGTGCGTGATTATGGTATAAGAGCATACTTAGGCGCGCCGTTGATTGATGCTTCCGGGAATTATCTAGGCGCTCTAGCAGTCATGGATCTCGTACCGCGCAACTTTACAAATCGAGATATTGAGTTTTTACAAATTATTGCGCGTTGGAGTATGAGTGAGTTTGAGCGCAATCGACTTCTGCAAAAAAAATCAGAAAACATTACTCCTACTTTGTTACTCAATGACGACAGCAGCAGTAGGCTGAGAATTAGTCCTCCACCGTTGGTAGAAGAATCTGTTTCCACCAAACAACTCAAGCTAGAGCTTTTAGGACAACTAACTCAAGAATTGCGTACACCGCTAACATCGGTATTGGGGATGGCTGGCGTCCTGGGACGCGAGATTTACGGCCCTTTAACAACTAAACAGAGAGAATATGTAGAAATTATTCAACACAGTGGTAAATATTTACTTTCTCTAGTCAATGAAATTACTGAGTTGGGGACAATGAATGGCGATTCAACTGAGGTGAATTTAGCTCCTGTAGATATTGAAATGCTGTGTCAACAAGCCATCAATACTTTAGAAGAAGCTGCTAATCGCCGTGAACAAGATATTCGCTTGTCGGTAGAACCAGGACGCAGTCGCATTTGGCCTTTAGATAAAGACAAAGTGCGACAAATACTCTATCACCTGATTTTTAGTGTAATTCAGCTTTCTGCCACAGGTAGCATTGTTCGCATTCATGTTTCTTACAAAGAAAATGCGCTGAATGTTACCGTTTGGGTATCCCATCCTTGGCTGGGAGATGGGATGACAGACGTTGATCCTTATTTTCGGTTTAATTCTTATCCCCTGGCGGAGTTAACAGATGAAGCCGCAACCTACAATCCTCCTAGAGAAAATCAACTCTCATCGGTGATCTCCACTGCAAATGATATCCCTGCAAATCTTTTAACAGTGAATTCAGGGATTGATTTAGCAAAACCGCATAGCAGTTTATCCCGCGAAAGCTTGGGGCTGTTACTTGCTTGCCAACTGGCAGAATTACATCAAGGACAAATTTCT